In Candidatus Effluviviaceae Genus V sp., the genomic window GTTGGCGTAGCTGAACCTCAGATAGCCCTCGCCGAACTTGCCGAAACAGGTCCCGGAGAGGCAGGCGACGCCGGCCTCGTTCAGCATCCTGTCCGCCAGCTCCTGCGACTTCATTCCCGTCTCGGTGATGTTCGGGAAGACGTAGAACGCGCCCCTGGGCCTCAGGCACGAGAAGCCGTCGACCTCGTTCAGCCCGTCGACGATCGCGTCGCGGCGCTTCTTGAAGATGCCGACCATCTTCTCGACCTCGTCCTGGGGGCCCTTCAGGGCCTCGATACCGGCGATCTGCACGAACGACGTCGCATGCGAGTAGACGTTCGTGTTGAGCTTCGTGAACTTCTCGGCGATCGCCTTCGGCATCGCGGCGTACCCCAGGCGCCATCCGGTCATCGCGTAGGTCTTCGAATGCGCATCCATCAGGATCGTGCGCTCCTTCATGCCCGGCAGGGCGGCGATCGTCTGGTGCTCGCCCTCGTAGACGATCTTGCTGTAGACCTCGTCGGACAGCACGACCACGTCGTTCTCGATCGCCAGCTCGGCGATACGCTCGAGGTCACCCTTCGTCAGCACGCCGCCGGTCGGGTTCTGCGGCGAGTTGATAATGAGCATCTTCGTGTTCGGGTTGATCTTCTCCTCGAGCTCCGCGATGTCGAAACGGAAGTCCTTGTCCTCGCGGAGCTGGAGCGGAACATCCTTGCCGCCCGCGAACCGGATCGCCGACTCGTAGATCGGATAGCCCGGGTTCGGGTAGATGACCTCGTCGCCGTGGTCGACCAGCGCGAGGATGGGGAGGAAGATGATCGGCTTGCCGCCCGGCGTCAGGACGATCTCGTCGGGCGTGTACTGAATGCCCCGGTCCTCAGCGAAGAACTCGCAGACGGCCTCGCGCGCGACCATGAGGCCGGCCGACGGTCCGTAGTGCGTCATCCCGTCCCAGATGGCCTTCTCGGCCGCCTTCCGGATGTTGTCGGGCGTATCGAAGTCCGGCTCGCCGATCTCGAGATGGACGATCTCGCGCCCTTTCGCCTCGAGGGCACGGGCCTTGGCCAGCACCTCGAACGCGGTCTCAGTACCCAACCTGTTCATGCGCTCCGCGAACATGTCAGTCCTCCTTGTGTCGCTCTCACGGCCCCTCGCGGAGCCTCGTCAACGCACCACGGCGGGCTCAGACGCCGCCGTCCGTATCACCCGACTCCGTACGCTTCTTCAGGACGTCCCTGACGGCCTGCGCGATGTCCCGCGCCTTGAGACCGAAATGAGCGAGCAGCTGTTCGTGCTCGCCCGAGACGCCGAACCTGTCTCCTACTCCGATGATCCTGATGGGGGTCGGTCGCTCCGTGTGTGTCAGGGCCTCCGCAACGGCGCCGCCGAGGCCGCCGATGATGGAGCCCTCCTCGACCGTCACGATGGCCGACGTCTCCGCCGCCGCCCGCCCGACGATGGCCCTGTCGAGCGGCTTGATCGTGTGGCAGTTGATGACGCGCACCGAGATTCCCGTGTCCTCGAGCGTCCTTGCCGCCTTCATCGCCTCGTAGACCATGACGCCGCAGGCGATCACGGTCACGTCCTGACCCTGGCGATACACGCTGCCCTGTCCGACGATGAACGGCGTGAGGTCGGTCGTCACGACGGGCACGCGCGTGGCCGCCATGCGCATGTAGACTGGACCGGGGATCCGGGCGGCCGCCACGGTAGCCCGCGCCGCCTGCACCGAATCGGCGGGCACGACGACCGTCATCCCGGGGAGCGTTCGCATGACGGCGACGTCCTCGAGCGACTGCCGGGAACCTCCCGCGGCCCCGGCCGACAGGCCGGCGTCGGCGCCGCAGATATTGACGTTGAGCGACCCGTAGCAGATCGTCGAGCGGATGATGTCCCACGCCTTGCCGGCCGCGAGCATTCCGTGCGTCGTGACGAACACACACTTGCCGGCCAGCGCGAGCCCGGCCGCCGTACCGATCATGTCCTGTTCACAGAGTCCGATGTCCATGAACCGATCGGGGAACCGCTTCCGGAACTCGGCCGTCCCGCTGGAGCCGGCCAGGTCCGCGTCCATCACGATGATGTCGTCACCGCGCTCGGCGAGCTCGATCAGCCCGCGCTCGTAGCCGCTGTTCGTGGCCTCGGTCTCGATCACGCTGTGCGCGATGTCGACGAGTCCCGTCTCCACCATTCAGGAATCCTCCGACGCCGCCGGCCGGCGGCGTTCGTGCGTCTCATCCGGACGGCGTCCGGTCGGCTCGTCAGGCCAGGGCCTTCATCGCCTCTTCGTACATCTCCTCGGTGAGAGGACGATCGTGCCACTCCGCCCGTCCCTCCATGAACGGCACGCCCTTTCCCTTGACGGTCCGGGCAAGGACGACCGTCGGCCGGCCCTTGACCGACGCCGCCTCGGAGAGGGCGCCCGACAGCCGCTCGGCATCGTGACCGTCGAGGTCGATGACGTGCCAGTTGAAGGTCCGCCACTTGTCCGACAGCGGAGCGAGGGCGACGATGTTCTCCGTGTTTCCGTCACCCATCATCTTGTTGCGATCGATGATGACGCAGACGTTGTCGAGTTTGTGGTGCGCGGCCGTCATCGCGGCCTCCCACACCTGTCCCTCGTGCGCCTCGCCGTCACCCATGAGGCAGTAGACGCGATGTTCCTTCCTGTCGCGCTTCGCGGCGATGGCGCACCCGTTCGCGATCGAGAGTCCCTGTCCGGGCGAGCCCACCGAGGCGTCGATGCCCGGCGTCGTCTGCATGTCAGGGAATCCCTGCAGGATTGACTTCAGCTTGCGGAACGTCATCAGCTCCTTGACGTCGAAGAACCCTCGACGCGCCAGGACGGAGTAGAGCGCCGGCGCGGCGTGCGCCTTGGACAGGATGAAGCGATCGCGATCGTCCCAAGCTGGGTCCTCCGGCTTGACACGCATGGCGTCCCAGTAGAGCACGACGAGCGCGTCCACGGCAGACAGCGACCCTCCGACGTGCCCGGAGCCCGCCTCGAGGATCATCGTGAGGACGTCGCGCCTGACGACCTTCGCTATCTCCGCCAGTTCGATCGGCGTCGGAGACATCGATCACTCCCCGCCCAGCGAGAGCGCCATGAGCCCGGTCGCACCGTCGAGCCTGCGCTTCGCCTTCGCGTCCGTCTTGAGGATGACGATCTCGTTGGTGACGTTGACCTTGCCCTTCGA contains:
- a CDS encoding aminotransferase class I/II-fold pyridoxal phosphate-dependent enzyme: MFAERMNRLGTETAFEVLAKARALEAKGREIVHLEIGEPDFDTPDNIRKAAEKAIWDGMTHYGPSAGLMVAREAVCEFFAEDRGIQYTPDEIVLTPGGKPIIFLPILALVDHGDEVIYPNPGYPIYESAIRFAGGKDVPLQLREDKDFRFDIAELEEKINPNTKMLIINSPQNPTGGVLTKGDLERIAELAIENDVVVLSDEVYSKIVYEGEHQTIAALPGMKERTILMDAHSKTYAMTGWRLGYAAMPKAIAEKFTKLNTNVYSHATSFVQIAGIEALKGPQDEVEKMVGIFKKRRDAIVDGLNEVDGFSCLRPRGAFYVFPNITETGMKSQELADRMLNEAGVACLSGTCFGKFGEGYLRFSYANSLENIEKALESIKDVMSRG
- a CDS encoding transketolase family protein, whose translation is MVETGLVDIAHSVIETEATNSGYERGLIELAERGDDIIVMDADLAGSSGTAEFRKRFPDRFMDIGLCEQDMIGTAAGLALAGKCVFVTTHGMLAAGKAWDIIRSTICYGSLNVNICGADAGLSAGAAGGSRQSLEDVAVMRTLPGMTVVVPADSVQAARATVAAARIPGPVYMRMAATRVPVVTTDLTPFIVGQGSVYRQGQDVTVIACGVMVYEAMKAARTLEDTGISVRVINCHTIKPLDRAIVGRAAAETSAIVTVEEGSIIGGLGGAVAEALTHTERPTPIRIIGVGDRFGVSGEHEQLLAHFGLKARDIAQAVRDVLKKRTESGDTDGGV
- a CDS encoding transketolase, which translates into the protein MSPTPIELAEIAKVVRRDVLTMILEAGSGHVGGSLSAVDALVVLYWDAMRVKPEDPAWDDRDRFILSKAHAAPALYSVLARRGFFDVKELMTFRKLKSILQGFPDMQTTPGIDASVGSPGQGLSIANGCAIAAKRDRKEHRVYCLMGDGEAHEGQVWEAAMTAAHHKLDNVCVIIDRNKMMGDGNTENIVALAPLSDKWRTFNWHVIDLDGHDAERLSGALSEAASVKGRPTVVLARTVKGKGVPFMEGRAEWHDRPLTEEMYEEAMKALA